GATTTCTCGTCCGCCAGTCTGGCGAATTCCTGGGCGGCCAGGAACCATGTGGAAGTTTCGCCGACCGGTATGGACATGTTGAAATTATACGATTGCGTCGGTCCCTGATTTTCGGAAGATCCGCCGCCGCTGGCGGATGGCGAGGCGGCAGGCGTTTGGCCGCCTGACGGCTGATCGGATGCCGAACGGTTGCCGCAGGCCGCAAGGAACGTCGAAATGGCCAACATCATCGCGATGACAATAAGACCCGTTCTTTTCATAAACACCAGACCTTTCTTTTGATTTTTTTCAAATCAGGAATTCCCGGCTCCCAAAAATTCCTTGTCGTCCAGCGCCCAAACCAAACCCACGAGCGCCGCCAGGTAGCTGTATTGCCTGAGCCCCATCGCCACGCCGGTGACGGTCGGGCTGAACCGCGAGCGCAGCGGGCCGTGCGGCACTCCGCGCGGGTAAAGACCGGTGGCGGCAATGTTGGCAAAATGGACTTCAATCACGGGTTTTCCCGTTTCATCCAACGCGTGCCGCGTCGCTTCCCCCACTTCTGTCAATCCCGCGGGGTTGATGATATAG
This sequence is a window from Bacillus thermozeamaize. Protein-coding genes within it:
- a CDS encoding dehydroquinase gives rise to the protein MSERVLKRNGEKRYLISVIDGPNMSNLGRRNKKVYGAINSLEDLQNFMKEAGNSLGVDVETFASNYEGAILEYIHESAERVDGYIINPAGLTEVGEATRHALDETGKPVIEVHFANIAATGLYPRGVPHGPLRSRFSPTVTGVAMGLRQYSYLAALVGLVWALDDKEFLGAGNS